One genomic region from Bacillus sp. SLBN-46 encodes:
- the ilvB gene encoding biosynthetic-type acetolactate synthase large subunit: protein MKVEAKKLEFQTSTEPKTGADLLIDLLKQEGVDTLFGYPGGAVLPIYDAIYRAKGTINHILFRHEQGMIHAAEGYARITGRPGVVIATSGPGATNLVTGITDAMMDSLPLVVFTGQVARSVIGTDAFQEADVMAITTPITKHNYQVQSIADLPRIVKEAFHIASTGRPGPVLVDIPKDISAGVLTEEPKEASIHLPGYQPTTKPNPLQIKKLADSISKAKKPVVLAGAGVLHGKASAELTALAEKYDLPVVTTLLGLGAFPADSPLSLGMGGMHGTYAANMALHDCDLLINFGARFDDRLTGNLKHFAPHAKVAHIDIDPAEIGKNIPTQIPIVSDTREALMELAQHEVEQPEHQSWLATLQQYKQEYPLWYKHDPNGMCPQWVIEAVHKVTNGNAIVATDVGQHQMWAAQYYTFKQPHRWITSGGLGTMGFGFPAAIGAQIASPESTVVAIVGDGGFQMTLQELSVIYERNLPVKIIIVNNGALGMVRQWQELLHGNRISESILHTQPDFVKLAESYSIRGVKVNTQEELITVLPEVFAHNGPVLVDCRVLQQEKVFPMIAPGKGIHEMIGVKP from the coding sequence GTGAAAGTAGAAGCAAAAAAGCTGGAATTCCAAACCAGTACTGAACCCAAAACTGGTGCCGACCTTCTAATCGATTTATTGAAGCAGGAAGGTGTTGATACGTTATTTGGGTATCCGGGAGGTGCAGTCCTTCCGATCTATGATGCCATCTATCGGGCAAAAGGAACCATCAACCACATCCTTTTCCGCCACGAACAAGGTATGATTCATGCTGCTGAAGGATATGCCCGGATTACTGGAAGACCTGGAGTAGTCATTGCCACTTCAGGACCAGGAGCTACTAACCTGGTTACTGGAATTACAGATGCTATGATGGATTCCCTGCCACTCGTGGTATTTACCGGGCAGGTTGCACGAAGTGTCATCGGAACAGATGCCTTCCAGGAAGCTGATGTGATGGCTATTACAACACCAATCACCAAACATAACTACCAAGTGCAATCCATAGCCGATTTGCCAAGAATCGTGAAGGAAGCTTTCCATATTGCTTCTACCGGCCGACCAGGTCCAGTCTTAGTCGATATTCCAAAAGATATCTCAGCAGGAGTATTAACAGAAGAACCAAAAGAAGCGAGTATTCATTTACCAGGCTACCAGCCAACTACTAAACCAAATCCTTTGCAGATTAAAAAACTAGCAGACTCTATTTCTAAAGCAAAGAAACCTGTTGTACTTGCAGGAGCAGGAGTTCTTCACGGAAAGGCTTCAGCTGAACTAACTGCACTTGCTGAAAAATACGACCTACCAGTAGTCACCACGCTATTAGGATTAGGCGCCTTCCCTGCTGACAGCCCTCTCTCTTTAGGAATGGGTGGAATGCACGGAACGTATGCGGCAAACATGGCTTTGCATGATTGTGATTTACTTATCAATTTTGGTGCACGCTTCGATGACCGCTTAACAGGGAATCTGAAACACTTTGCACCACATGCAAAGGTAGCTCATATCGACATTGATCCTGCCGAGATTGGAAAAAACATACCAACTCAAATTCCAATTGTTTCTGATACACGCGAGGCGTTAATGGAATTAGCACAGCATGAAGTCGAACAACCGGAACACCAATCATGGCTTGCAACCCTCCAACAGTATAAACAGGAATATCCGCTTTGGTATAAACATGATCCAAACGGAATGTGTCCACAGTGGGTCATTGAAGCCGTGCATAAGGTAACAAATGGAAATGCCATTGTTGCAACCGACGTAGGTCAGCATCAAATGTGGGCTGCACAGTATTACACCTTTAAGCAACCGCATCGCTGGATTACATCAGGTGGACTTGGAACTATGGGCTTTGGCTTCCCTGCAGCCATTGGGGCACAAATTGCCTCACCAGAAAGTACAGTTGTTGCAATTGTAGGAGACGGCGGTTTCCAAATGACCCTTCAGGAATTATCGGTCATTTATGAAAGAAACCTTCCTGTTAAAATCATCATCGTTAATAACGGGGCACTCGGAATGGTTCGCCAGTGGCAGGAACTACTGCATGGAAACCGTATTTCTGAATCTATTCTTCATACCCAGCCTGATTTCGTCAAGCTGGCTGAAAGCTACTCGATTCGCGGTGTTAAGGTGAACACTCAGGAAGAACTCATTACTGTCTTACCAGAAGTTTTTGCACACAATGGCCCAGTTCTTGTTGATTGCCGCGTGCTTCAACAGGAAAAAGTGTTTCCAATGATTGCACCAGGCAAAGGAATCCATGAAATGATCGGGGTGAAACCATGA
- the ilvN gene encoding acetolactate synthase small subunit: protein MKRIITATVQDRSGVLNRVTGLLQRRQFNISSISVGPTETEGVSKMTLVVEVEDDQRLEQVTKQLNKQIDVLKVSDITDKAIVARELALIKVASSSQLRSEINGIIDPFRALIIDVSKDSLAVQITGRPDKIDALIELLRPYGIKEIARTGLTALQRGHQPQVNELATYSLLK from the coding sequence ATGAAACGGATCATAACAGCCACTGTTCAAGACCGAAGCGGTGTACTAAACCGGGTCACTGGCCTCCTTCAAAGACGTCAATTCAATATTTCAAGCATCTCTGTTGGGCCGACTGAAACAGAAGGCGTCTCCAAAATGACCTTAGTTGTCGAGGTCGAAGACGACCAGCGTCTTGAACAAGTGACGAAACAATTAAACAAGCAAATTGATGTATTAAAAGTCTCTGATATTACGGATAAAGCGATTGTTGCAAGAGAGCTCGCCCTCATCAAGGTAGCCAGCAGCAGTCAGCTCCGCAGTGAAATCAACGGAATTATTGATCCGTTCCGTGCCTTAATTATCGATGTCAGCAAAGATAGTCTAGCCGTCCAAATCACCGGACGTCCTGATAAAATCGATGCCTTGATAGAGCTACTCCGTCCATACGGCATTAAAGAAATTGCCAGAACTGGACTGACTGCCCTCCAACGAGGTCATCAGCCGCAAGTAAACGAACTAGCTACTTACTCACTATTAAAATAA
- the ilvC gene encoding ketol-acid reductoisomerase has product MVKVLYNGDIQEAVLQGKKIAVIGYGSQGHAHALNLKESGFDVVVGLRGGKSWDKAVEDGVDVRSVAEATAVADVVMVLLPDEMQPKVYEESIKPNLEAGNALVFAHGFNVHFSQIVPPADVDVFLVAPKGPGHLVRRTYTEGAGVPALYAVYQDYTGQAREVALAYAKGIGSARAGVLETTFQEETETDLFGEQAVLCGGTTALIKAGFETLVEAGYQPEVAYFECLHELKLIVDLLYEGGFENMRYSISDTAQWGDFVSGPRVVNEDTKARMKEVLKDIQTGVFAKGWILENQANRPQFNAINRAENNHQIETVGRELRALMPFIKKPVNAKKEVVVNGSR; this is encoded by the coding sequence ATGGTAAAAGTACTTTATAACGGAGATATTCAAGAGGCAGTTTTACAAGGGAAAAAGATTGCAGTAATCGGATATGGTTCACAAGGTCATGCACATGCCCTGAACTTAAAAGAAAGCGGCTTTGATGTAGTGGTTGGTCTAAGAGGCGGTAAATCATGGGATAAGGCAGTTGAAGATGGAGTTGATGTTCGTTCAGTTGCAGAAGCAACAGCTGTTGCAGATGTGGTCATGGTTCTTCTTCCAGACGAAATGCAGCCTAAAGTGTACGAAGAAAGTATCAAACCAAATCTAGAAGCAGGAAACGCTCTTGTTTTTGCCCACGGCTTTAACGTTCACTTTAGCCAAATCGTTCCTCCAGCAGATGTGGATGTATTCCTAGTAGCACCTAAAGGACCAGGACATTTAGTACGACGCACATACACAGAAGGCGCTGGTGTTCCTGCCCTTTATGCGGTTTACCAAGACTACACTGGTCAAGCGCGTGAAGTAGCTCTTGCTTACGCCAAAGGAATTGGTTCTGCTCGTGCAGGCGTGTTAGAAACGACTTTCCAAGAAGAAACAGAAACAGATTTATTCGGAGAACAGGCTGTCCTTTGCGGTGGTACAACTGCCCTAATTAAAGCAGGCTTTGAAACTCTAGTAGAAGCTGGATACCAGCCTGAAGTTGCGTACTTCGAGTGTTTACATGAATTGAAATTAATCGTGGACCTTTTATACGAAGGTGGATTCGAAAACATGCGTTACTCGATCTCTGACACAGCACAATGGGGAGATTTCGTTTCAGGACCACGCGTAGTAAATGAAGATACAAAAGCCCGTATGAAGGAAGTATTAAAAGATATCCAAACTGGTGTGTTTGCAAAAGGCTGGATCCTTGAAAACCAAGCAAATCGCCCACAATTCAACGCCATCAACCGCGCTGAAAACAATCACCAAATCGAGACTGTTGGCAGAGAGCTTCGTGCATTAATGCCTTTCATTAAAAAACCAGTAAATGCAAAGAAAGAAGTGGTGGTAAATGGTTCACGTTAA
- a CDS encoding 2-isopropylmalate synthase, whose translation MVHVNIFDTTLRDGEQSPGVNLNQLEKLEIARQLERFGVDIMEAGFPASSQGDFEAVRAIAQTIKNASVTGLARATKSDIDIAWDALKDAAEPRLHVFLATSPIHMKYKLMKTPEQVTQTAVDMVAYARQRFPQIEWSAEDASRSDLDFLVQIITKVIDAGATVINLPDTVGYTTPEEYGRMFRYIRENVPNIHKVALSCHCHDDLGMAVANSLAAIENGVTQVEGTINGIGERAGNASLEEIAVALNIRKDKYPYTTNLVLKEIKRTSDLVSRFTGMLVPPNKAVVGKNAFAHESGIHQDGVLKNTLTYEIITPELVGVKSNDLVLGKHSGRHAFKDKIEQMGYTLSPEKLGEAFTAFKQLTDRKKEVTDEDLFTILTDIQTTSVDVKKYELVAFQVQYGSANLPTATVALTTPEGIRVETARTGSGSVEALMNTLEALIKEEIHLTDFRLSSVGQGRDALAEVHVKMTVNGTKVSGRGSAQDVLEASAKSFLNAVNRVFYTHKALVKETAIS comes from the coding sequence ATGGTTCACGTTAACATCTTTGATACAACCTTACGCGATGGTGAGCAGTCCCCAGGTGTGAATTTAAACCAGCTCGAAAAGTTAGAAATTGCGAGACAGCTTGAACGATTTGGTGTAGATATTATGGAGGCCGGCTTCCCGGCTTCCTCACAAGGAGATTTTGAAGCAGTACGAGCGATTGCCCAAACAATTAAAAACGCATCCGTCACAGGCTTGGCACGCGCGACAAAATCAGACATTGACATTGCGTGGGATGCCTTAAAAGATGCAGCTGAGCCAAGATTGCATGTGTTTCTTGCTACCTCCCCTATCCATATGAAATATAAATTAATGAAAACACCGGAACAAGTGACACAAACGGCGGTCGATATGGTCGCATATGCGCGCCAAAGATTCCCGCAGATAGAATGGTCTGCAGAGGATGCTTCCCGCTCTGACCTTGATTTTCTCGTTCAGATTATTACAAAGGTTATCGATGCAGGAGCAACCGTCATCAACCTTCCAGATACAGTTGGTTATACCACACCGGAAGAATATGGTCGCATGTTCCGCTACATTAGAGAAAACGTACCTAATATTCATAAAGTAGCCCTATCCTGTCACTGTCACGATGACCTAGGTATGGCGGTAGCAAATAGCCTTGCTGCCATAGAGAATGGAGTGACACAAGTAGAGGGCACGATTAACGGAATTGGTGAACGGGCCGGTAACGCTTCTCTAGAGGAGATTGCTGTAGCCTTAAACATCCGAAAAGATAAATATCCTTACACAACGAATCTAGTATTAAAAGAAATCAAACGTACGAGCGATCTTGTCAGCCGTTTTACAGGCATGTTGGTTCCTCCTAACAAAGCGGTTGTTGGAAAAAATGCCTTCGCCCATGAGTCAGGTATTCACCAGGATGGCGTGTTAAAAAACACCTTAACCTATGAAATTATTACACCTGAATTAGTTGGGGTTAAATCCAATGATTTAGTCCTTGGAAAACACTCCGGCAGACATGCCTTTAAAGACAAAATTGAGCAAATGGGCTATACCCTTTCTCCTGAAAAACTAGGTGAAGCCTTCACTGCTTTTAAACAATTAACCGACCGGAAAAAAGAAGTAACGGACGAGGATTTATTTACAATTTTAACTGATATCCAAACAACATCAGTAGATGTGAAAAAATACGAGCTTGTTGCTTTCCAAGTACAATACGGTTCAGCCAATCTCCCTACTGCGACGGTAGCGTTAACTACTCCGGAAGGAATTCGTGTAGAAACCGCGCGTACAGGGTCAGGAAGTGTTGAGGCGCTAATGAACACATTAGAAGCCCTCATTAAAGAAGAAATTCATCTAACGGATTTTAGATTGAGTTCAGTTGGCCAAGGCCGCGATGCCCTAGCAGAAGTTCACGTGAAAATGACCGTTAACGGTACCAAAGTCAGCGGCCGCGGCTCAGCACAGGACGTCTTAGAAGCATCAGCCAAGTCATTCTTAAACGCAGTCAACCGTGTTTTCTATACCCACAAAGCATTAGTGAAAGAAACAGCTATTTCTTAA
- the leuB gene encoding 3-isopropylmalate dehydrogenase: protein MKKHIVLLPGDGIGKEVIHSAREVLSAVAEEYNHSFSFETHEIGGAAIDQYGTPLPEATVDACKQADAVLLGAVGGPKWDQNPSHLRPERGLLGIRKALDLYANLRPIKGFKNLLHASPLKEEVVSGSDLLIVRELTGGLYFGTPSERRDNGNAVVDTLAYTRNEIERIVDKGFQAAQQRRGHLTSVDKANVLESSKLWREVVEEKKAQYPDVAVEHVLVDAAAMKLITNPTHFDVIVTENLFGDILSDEASVLTGSLGMLPSASLREDGVGLYEPVHGSAPDIAGKGVANPVAMILSAALMLRYSFQLDDEAKVIEESVQSVLDAGFHTGDLQVTDGRLVGTVEMTKLIVDYIKSQNASKCIASCYF, encoded by the coding sequence ATGAAAAAACATATTGTCTTACTTCCTGGTGATGGAATCGGTAAGGAAGTCATTCATTCAGCAAGAGAAGTATTAAGCGCCGTAGCAGAAGAATATAATCATTCATTCAGCTTCGAGACCCATGAAATCGGAGGAGCAGCCATTGATCAATACGGCACTCCCCTTCCAGAAGCAACCGTTGATGCCTGTAAACAGGCAGATGCTGTACTGCTTGGTGCAGTAGGTGGGCCTAAATGGGATCAGAATCCTTCCCATCTACGACCAGAACGTGGCTTGCTTGGCATTCGTAAGGCCCTTGATTTATATGCAAACTTAAGACCTATCAAGGGATTTAAAAATCTCCTCCATGCATCACCATTAAAGGAAGAAGTGGTATCTGGCAGCGACCTCCTTATTGTACGTGAATTAACTGGCGGCCTTTACTTCGGGACACCAAGTGAACGCCGTGACAACGGAAACGCAGTAGTAGACACACTTGCTTACACACGTAATGAGATTGAAAGAATTGTAGATAAAGGCTTCCAAGCTGCCCAGCAGCGGCGCGGTCACTTAACTTCTGTTGACAAGGCAAATGTCCTTGAATCGAGTAAGTTATGGCGCGAAGTGGTCGAGGAGAAAAAAGCTCAATATCCGGATGTTGCAGTTGAACATGTGTTAGTTGATGCAGCGGCAATGAAATTGATTACGAACCCAACTCACTTTGACGTCATCGTTACCGAGAATCTATTCGGAGACATCTTAAGTGATGAGGCATCCGTCCTAACCGGTTCACTCGGCATGCTTCCATCTGCCAGCTTACGTGAAGATGGTGTTGGTCTTTATGAACCTGTTCATGGCTCCGCTCCTGATATCGCTGGAAAAGGAGTTGCTAATCCAGTGGCGATGATTTTATCGGCTGCTCTCATGCTACGTTATTCCTTCCAATTGGATGATGAAGCGAAGGTTATTGAAGAATCCGTCCAGTCTGTACTCGATGCCGGCTTCCATACGGGGGATCTCCAAGTGACAGATGGGCGCCTTGTAGGAACAGTAGAAATGACAAAACTGATTGTAGATTACATTAAATCGCAAAACGCATCCAAGTGTATCGCCAGCTGTTATTTTTAA
- the leuC gene encoding 3-isopropylmalate dehydratase large subunit, with protein MQTPKNIIQKIWEQHVVHQEEGKPDLLYIDLHLVHEVTSPQAFEGLRINGRKVRRPDLTYATMDHNVPTRQRLVINDPISKKQIDTLQENCQEFGITLADIHHPDNGIVHVIGPELGLTQPGKTIVCGDSHTSTHGAFGALAFGIGTSEVEHVLATQTLWQAPPKTLNVKVNGKLGVGVTAKDLILAIIGKFGVQFGTGYVMEYTGEAIRALSMEERMTVCNMSIEAGARAGLITPDETTFEYLRGRRHVPQGEAFEEAVAKWQSLATDEGAAYDAVVEIDAAEVEPQVTWGTNPGMCIPVTANVPSPDDVDRPSERDEINRALEYMGLTAGEPISNVKIDHVFIGSCTNSRLSDLRKAAEVVRGRKVSPSVTAIVVPGSFSVKLAAEKEGLDVIFKEAGFEWREAGCSMCLAMNDDIVPAGERCASTSNRNFEGRQGNGARTHLVSPEMAAAAAVAGHFVDVRQFTAQEVI; from the coding sequence ATGCAAACACCAAAAAATATTATCCAAAAAATTTGGGAACAGCATGTGGTCCATCAAGAAGAAGGAAAACCGGATTTATTATATATCGATTTACACCTCGTACATGAAGTGACCTCTCCTCAAGCATTTGAGGGCTTACGTATAAATGGACGAAAAGTCCGCCGGCCAGACCTTACTTACGCAACGATGGATCATAATGTTCCTACCCGTCAACGTCTTGTCATTAATGACCCAATCTCGAAAAAACAAATCGACACCTTACAGGAAAACTGTCAGGAATTTGGTATTACACTTGCTGACATTCATCATCCCGATAATGGTATTGTCCATGTCATTGGTCCTGAGCTTGGCCTCACCCAACCTGGAAAAACGATCGTTTGCGGGGATAGTCACACCTCTACACATGGTGCATTCGGAGCCCTTGCCTTTGGAATCGGCACAAGTGAAGTGGAACATGTACTTGCCACTCAAACGCTTTGGCAAGCACCGCCAAAAACTCTTAATGTAAAAGTAAACGGCAAACTTGGGGTTGGTGTAACAGCCAAGGACCTCATTCTAGCCATCATCGGCAAGTTCGGCGTTCAATTCGGAACGGGTTATGTGATGGAATACACAGGTGAAGCGATTCGAGCCTTGTCCATGGAAGAGCGAATGACTGTCTGCAATATGTCGATTGAGGCTGGTGCGAGAGCGGGTCTGATCACTCCTGATGAAACTACGTTTGAGTATTTACGCGGACGCCGCCATGTACCACAAGGAGAAGCATTTGAAGAAGCTGTTGCTAAGTGGCAATCACTTGCGACAGACGAAGGCGCAGCTTATGATGCTGTGGTTGAAATTGATGCAGCGGAAGTCGAGCCACAGGTGACGTGGGGAACAAACCCTGGCATGTGCATTCCTGTTACAGCTAATGTTCCAAGTCCAGATGATGTTGATAGACCAAGCGAGCGAGACGAAATTAACCGGGCTCTTGAATATATGGGACTTACGGCTGGAGAACCTATCTCCAACGTTAAAATTGACCATGTTTTCATTGGTTCGTGTACAAACTCCAGGTTAAGCGACTTACGAAAAGCAGCTGAAGTCGTGCGCGGCAGAAAGGTTAGCCCTTCTGTTACCGCTATCGTGGTGCCCGGTTCGTTTAGTGTAAAACTGGCTGCTGAGAAGGAAGGCTTGGATGTCATCTTTAAAGAGGCAGGCTTTGAATGGCGAGAGGCCGGCTGCAGTATGTGTTTAGCGATGAATGATGATATCGTTCCTGCAGGCGAGCGCTGTGCTTCCACTTCTAACCGAAACTTTGAAGGGCGTCAAGGAAATGGCGCACGGACCCATTTGGTCAGTCCAGAAATGGCTGCAGCTGCTGCAGTTGCAGGTCATTTTGTTGATGTCCGTCAATTTACTGCTCAGGAGGTTATCTAG
- the leuD gene encoding 3-isopropylmalate dehydratase small subunit, protein MEPLRIHQGLVCPLNRPNVDTDQIIPKQFLKRIERSGFGQYLFYHWRFDDAGNLRPDFPLNLPKYQGASILVAGENFGCGSSREHAPWAVQDFGFKVIIAPSYADIFKNNCVKNGILAVQASESQVQTIMKNAEAEGYKLTVNLEEQRVFDNSGFEMTFDIAPYPKQMLLNGWDEIGVTLTYQDKIKQYELAR, encoded by the coding sequence ATGGAACCACTACGCATTCACCAAGGCCTTGTATGTCCATTAAACAGGCCAAATGTAGATACGGATCAAATTATTCCGAAGCAATTTTTGAAGCGAATTGAACGCAGTGGCTTTGGTCAATACCTCTTTTATCATTGGCGCTTTGATGATGCTGGCAATCTACGGCCTGATTTCCCTTTGAATCTGCCAAAATATCAAGGTGCCTCCATCTTGGTTGCCGGTGAGAACTTTGGTTGCGGCTCATCCCGTGAACATGCACCGTGGGCGGTGCAGGATTTTGGCTTTAAGGTAATCATCGCACCTAGCTACGCCGATATTTTTAAAAATAACTGTGTGAAAAATGGAATTCTAGCCGTTCAAGCAAGTGAATCACAGGTACAAACCATTATGAAAAACGCTGAAGCCGAGGGCTACAAGCTAACAGTCAATCTTGAGGAGCAAAGAGTGTTTGACAACTCGGGATTCGAGATGACTTTTGATATCGCTCCGTATCCTAAACAAATGCTTCTAAACGGTTGGGATGAGATTGGGGTTACTTTAACCTATCAGGATAAAATTAAGCAATATGAATTAGCACGTTAA
- a CDS encoding DUF3892 domain-containing protein, translated as MLQANQSNSAGKEALVAVRKNEDGDIIAFKTNTGRELDYVTALDEAKAGKVAHVDVFHKYGRDIIRSEPDGIKENNLDQLPEF; from the coding sequence ATGCTTCAGGCAAATCAGAGTAATTCTGCTGGTAAAGAAGCGTTAGTTGCCGTTAGAAAAAATGAGGATGGAGATATTATTGCTTTTAAAACAAACACTGGACGAGAATTGGATTATGTAACAGCCTTGGATGAAGCGAAGGCTGGAAAAGTAGCGCACGTTGATGTCTTTCATAAATATGGTAGAGATATTATCCGAAGTGAACCTGATGGTATCAAGGAAAACAATCTCGACCAGTTACCTGAATTTTAG
- a CDS encoding RDD family protein — protein MEPSEGNAWFYIRDHQQQGPVGIFELKKLLEQGILTAETFIWTKELEGWQRVKSLNLLPDTILKSGEKDESPINLASEWEEIKKETYPNGRPVVRYLARFFDLSLFSLFLITLVSVFSPRFIVESSGIAIFMFSLVLYILVEASILSIFGNTLGKTILNARLRMVNGEHIDFFTALKRSIFVTAAGMGFGIPLINFICFYFSYSDLKKNGRSTWDNQIGTVVLYGKVSFARIVFVSLFPISLLVAGLII, from the coding sequence ATGGAACCGTCAGAAGGAAATGCATGGTTTTACATTCGAGATCATCAACAACAAGGACCTGTAGGTATATTTGAATTAAAAAAATTGTTGGAACAAGGTATTTTAACAGCTGAAACGTTTATATGGACAAAGGAACTAGAAGGCTGGCAAAGGGTGAAAAGCCTTAACCTACTTCCTGACACTATCTTGAAGTCCGGAGAGAAGGATGAATCTCCGATTAACTTAGCAAGTGAATGGGAGGAAATCAAAAAAGAGACCTATCCAAATGGAAGGCCCGTTGTCCGTTACCTGGCACGATTTTTTGATCTTTCCTTGTTTTCATTGTTTCTCATTACATTGGTATCCGTCTTCTCTCCAAGATTTATCGTTGAATCATCAGGCATCGCCATTTTCATGTTCAGTCTCGTTCTTTATATTTTAGTAGAGGCCTCCATTCTCTCTATTTTTGGAAATACTTTAGGTAAGACCATACTTAATGCAAGGCTGCGAATGGTCAATGGCGAACATATAGATTTTTTTACGGCCCTTAAGCGAAGTATCTTTGTAACAGCAGCCGGAATGGGATTTGGAATCCCCTTAATAAATTTCATTTGCTTTTATTTTTCCTATTCCGATCTTAAAAAAAATGGAAGGTCCACATGGGACAATCAGATAGGTACAGTCGTTTTATACGGCAAAGTAAGTTTCGCACGGATCGTATTCGTCAGTTTGTTTCCGATTTCTCTATTAGTCGCTGGACTGATCATCTGA
- a CDS encoding glycosyl hydrolase family 28-related protein, translating into MISLDKSHDPLNNAEMLSQITGIQLDIRQAVIEAEKLFDQCLNEAVVPTASKKPSQPSPFLKKVTEGLFRLLAKPSRLLKPTRILVDDEGMVFPDWKDTLDTEYIRLKKQITREVNVMDFGAVGDGITDCSAAFKKAIGNGRVKVIVPPGVFLTKGIKLPSWTWLEGSGKGVTTIKLNQQASKGTRLVTNANHWRGNHHLFIKGLSLDWNVERLGDVTKTSTWGNHSSCLTYANVTYGWVKDVEGINPGLHCFDISSTLYNYAGDGYRARGSSKYVWLDNVTGYGFGDDGITTHHSDYIWISHSHMCDPSGRAHQKGHSNSNGIEVDDGSRNVLLVNNSSARCFGGVEIKAHQNSSAASNVIIVGHISVNDNRSFNFRHIGHHKASDAESLTAFNILAVNLAAIGPVFSTLYEDSTPRGMVISAYKNVVINHFTLIGEANYDYQGNPVIAVQYRARNVLLNNISFKDFTHAGANIKVYGGNNRADSIKLRNIKVFQPLNN; encoded by the coding sequence ATGATTTCCCTAGATAAATCGCACGACCCTCTAAATAATGCAGAGATGCTTTCACAAATCACAGGAATACAACTGGATATTCGGCAAGCGGTAATCGAGGCAGAAAAGTTATTTGATCAATGTTTAAACGAAGCGGTTGTCCCTACAGCTAGTAAGAAACCTTCCCAACCGTCACCTTTTTTAAAAAAAGTAACGGAAGGCTTATTTCGTCTACTCGCAAAACCTTCACGTCTTTTGAAACCAACGAGAATCCTAGTTGATGATGAAGGAATGGTATTCCCAGATTGGAAGGATACGCTTGATACAGAATACATCCGATTGAAAAAGCAGATAACCCGTGAAGTAAATGTCATGGATTTTGGTGCGGTTGGAGATGGTATCACAGATTGCAGTGCCGCTTTTAAAAAGGCCATTGGTAATGGACGTGTAAAAGTCATTGTCCCACCTGGAGTTTTTCTGACAAAAGGGATCAAACTGCCCTCATGGACATGGCTTGAGGGTTCCGGTAAAGGAGTTACTACGATTAAGCTCAATCAACAGGCTTCAAAAGGTACAAGACTAGTAACCAACGCAAACCATTGGCGGGGCAACCATCATCTTTTCATTAAGGGATTAAGTTTAGACTGGAATGTTGAAAGGCTAGGCGATGTAACAAAAACAAGTACATGGGGGAACCATTCGAGCTGCTTAACATACGCAAATGTGACGTATGGTTGGGTTAAGGATGTGGAAGGAATCAATCCTGGGCTTCATTGCTTTGATATCTCCTCCACCTTGTACAATTACGCAGGTGATGGATACCGTGCACGTGGTAGCAGTAAGTACGTTTGGCTGGACAATGTTACCGGCTATGGATTTGGTGATGACGGAATCACCACTCACCATAGTGATTATATTTGGATTTCTCATTCGCATATGTGCGACCCTAGTGGACGAGCCCACCAAAAAGGCCATTCCAATTCAAACGGAATTGAAGTGGATGACGGATCCAGAAATGTGCTGTTGGTGAATAATTCATCTGCTAGATGCTTTGGCGGGGTAGAAATTAAAGCCCATCAAAATTCCTCCGCAGCTTCAAATGTGATAATCGTGGGTCATATCTCTGTCAACGATAACCGTTCCTTTAACTTCCGACATATCGGTCACCATAAAGCTTCCGATGCTGAATCATTGACTGCTTTTAACATTTTGGCAGTGAATTTGGCTGCCATCGGACCTGTTTTTTCAACGTTATATGAAGATTCCACTCCCCGCGGCATGGTGATTTCAGCTTATAAAAATGTGGTGATTAATCATTTTACTTTAATCGGAGAAGCTAATTACGACTATCAAGGAAATCCGGTAATTGCTGTTCAATACCGTGCTCGAAATGTGCTTCTAAACAACATCTCGTTTAAAGATTTTACTCATGCTGGAGCAAATATAAAAGTTTATGGTGGCAACAATCGTGCAGATTCTATCAAGCTTAGAAATATCAAAGTTTTTCAGCCCTTGAATAATTAA